One genomic window of Thermodesulfobacteriota bacterium includes the following:
- the trpD gene encoding anthranilate phosphoribosyltransferase: MIKEAISKVVKGADLTEDEMMRVMNEIMGGEASPAQIASFITALRMKGETCEEITGAAKVMREKSAPVAVPPGEVVDTCGTGGDESMTFNISTCAAFVVAGCAVTVAKHGNRSVSSKSGSADVLRALGVNIEVEVTRVEECLREVGIGFLFAPMLHPAMKHAAPVRREIGIRTIFNILGPLTNPAGAKCQVLGVYDPMLTDMLAKVLANLGSTHAFVVRGEDGLDEITLTGETRVSELKDGMVETYHVSPEEFGVERCSPDELKGGDPEENAAIILDILKGKKGPQRDVVLINAAPAIVAAGKASSLEEGIAIAHGSVDSGEALKKLEGLKEVTNR, encoded by the coding sequence GTCGTCAAGGGCGCGGACCTCACCGAGGACGAGATGATGCGCGTGATGAACGAGATAATGGGCGGCGAGGCGAGCCCCGCGCAGATTGCGTCCTTCATAACCGCCTTGAGGATGAAGGGCGAGACCTGCGAGGAGATAACAGGGGCCGCAAAGGTGATGCGGGAGAAGTCGGCGCCGGTGGCAGTCCCGCCGGGAGAGGTCGTGGACACCTGCGGCACGGGCGGGGACGAGTCCATGACGTTCAACATCTCGACCTGCGCGGCGTTTGTTGTGGCAGGCTGCGCCGTAACCGTCGCCAAGCACGGCAACCGCTCGGTCTCGTCCAAGAGCGGCTCGGCCGACGTCCTGAGGGCCCTGGGGGTCAATATAGAGGTCGAGGTGACACGGGTGGAGGAGTGCCTCCGGGAAGTCGGTATAGGCTTTCTCTTCGCCCCTATGCTCCACCCCGCGATGAAGCACGCAGCACCGGTAAGGCGGGAGATCGGCATAAGGACCATATTTAACATCCTCGGCCCTCTCACCAACCCGGCGGGCGCGAAGTGTCAGGTGCTCGGCGTCTACGACCCGATGCTCACCGACATGCTGGCCAAGGTGCTCGCCAACCTCGGCTCCACCCATGCCTTCGTCGTACGCGGCGAGGACGGCCTCGACGAGATAACGCTAACCGGAGAGACCAGGGTAAGCGAGCTAAAGGACGGCATGGTCGAGACCTACCACGTAAGTCCGGAGGAGTTCGGAGTCGAGAGATGCTCCCCCGACGAGCTCAAGGGAGGAGATCCGGAGGAGAACGCGGCCATCATACTCGATATACTCAAGGGCAAGAAAGGTCCGCAGAGGGACGTGGTCCTTATAAATGCCGCCCCGGCCATAGTTGCGGCAGGTAAGGCGAGCTCTCTCGAAGAGGGGATAGCAATCGCGCACGGCTCGGTGGACTCGGGCGAGGCGTTAAAGAAGCTCGAAGGCCTCAAAGAGGTAACCAACAGATGA
- a CDS encoding phosphoribosylanthranilate isomerase, with protein MPKVKICGITDPDDALHAADCGADALGFIFWKGSPRYVEPAVAARIVGDLPPFVTTVGVFVNEAPGEIRRVRGEVGLDVVQLHGEETPELCGSLGGRVIKAFRIKEGKDVEAAKAYRASAYLLDTFKDGVQGGTGETFDWDAAVEAKKFGRVILSGGLTPDNVADAIRHVRPYAVDVGSGVEKGPGRKDRDKVSKFIEEVKKA; from the coding sequence TTGCCTAAGGTCAAGATATGCGGCATAACCGACCCGGATGACGCGCTCCACGCCGCCGACTGCGGCGCCGATGCCCTGGGCTTCATCTTCTGGAAGGGGAGTCCGAGATATGTCGAGCCGGCCGTTGCCGCTCGGATAGTCGGCGACCTCCCGCCCTTCGTAACGACAGTCGGGGTCTTCGTAAACGAGGCCCCAGGCGAGATAAGGCGGGTAAGGGGGGAGGTGGGGCTGGACGTGGTTCAGCTCCACGGCGAGGAGACGCCGGAGTTATGCGGCTCGCTCGGCGGAAGGGTCATAAAGGCCTTCCGTATAAAAGAGGGTAAGGACGTGGAGGCCGCCAAGGCCTACCGCGCTTCGGCATATCTGCTCGATACCTTTAAAGACGGGGTACAGGGAGGCACCGGGGAGACCTTCGACTGGGACGCGGCGGTCGAGGCGAAGAAGTTCGGGAGGGTCATACTCTCGGGAGGGCTTACCCCGGATAACGTGGCGGATGCGATAAGGCACGTACGGCCCTACGCGGTGGACGTCGGCTCCGGGGTGGAGAAGGGGCCGGGTAGGAAGGACCGCGACAAAGTTTCGAAGTTCATAGAAGAGGTGAAGAAGGCGTGA
- the trpB gene encoding tryptophan synthase subunit beta, with protein sequence MPDSRGHFGEYGGRYISETLMPAVIELEKAYSKFKNDKAFKAEFDRYLKEYAGRPTALYFAERLTEKAGGARIYLKREDLCHTGAHKINNTIGQVLLARRMGKKRIIAETGAGQHGVATATVAAMFGLPCEIYMGEEDIERQKPNVFRMKLLGAKVNPVSSGSRTLKDAMNEALRDWVTNVYNTFYIIGSVAGPHPYPVMVRDFQSVIGKETRREILKREGRLPDLLVACVGGGSNAMGLFHPFLSDKKVKMAGVEAGGLGLRTGRHAASICGGKVGVLHGSKSYLLQDRFGQIKHTHSVSAGLDYPGVGPEHSFLHDSGRVDYTTVTDGEALKAFELLSRIEGIIPALESSHAVAYGMKAAGKLRRGAIVIVNLSGRGDKDLDTASKALGHEL encoded by the coding sequence ATGCCCGACAGCAGAGGACACTTCGGCGAGTACGGGGGGAGGTATATCTCCGAGACCCTTATGCCCGCCGTGATCGAGCTCGAAAAGGCCTACTCGAAGTTCAAGAACGATAAGGCTTTTAAGGCCGAGTTCGACCGCTATCTTAAGGAGTACGCCGGAAGGCCCACCGCCCTCTACTTTGCCGAGAGGCTGACCGAGAAGGCCGGGGGCGCCAGGATATACCTTAAGCGGGAGGACCTGTGCCACACCGGCGCGCACAAGATAAACAACACCATCGGGCAGGTGCTGCTGGCGAGGAGGATGGGCAAGAAGCGCATCATAGCCGAGACCGGGGCGGGCCAGCACGGCGTGGCAACGGCCACCGTGGCCGCCATGTTCGGGCTCCCATGCGAGATATACATGGGAGAAGAGGATATCGAGCGCCAGAAACCGAACGTCTTCAGGATGAAGCTCCTCGGCGCTAAGGTCAACCCGGTCTCCTCGGGGAGCCGCACCCTGAAGGACGCCATGAACGAGGCGCTCCGCGACTGGGTCACGAACGTCTACAACACCTTTTATATAATCGGGAGCGTGGCAGGGCCGCACCCCTACCCGGTCATGGTGAGGGACTTTCAGTCCGTTATCGGGAAGGAGACAAGGCGCGAGATATTGAAGAGAGAGGGCAGGCTGCCGGACCTCCTCGTTGCGTGCGTCGGCGGGGGCAGCAACGCCATGGGCCTCTTCCATCCTTTCTTAAGCGATAAGAAGGTAAAGATGGCGGGGGTCGAGGCAGGCGGGCTCGGGCTTCGGACGGGCAGGCACGCCGCCAGCATCTGCGGCGGCAAGGTCGGCGTGCTCCACGGGAGCAAGAGCTACCTGCTGCAGGACCGCTTCGGCCAGATAAAGCATACCCATTCGGTCTCCGCGGGGCTCGACTACCCGGGCGTCGGTCCGGAGCACTCGTTCCTCCATGACTCCGGCAGGGTCGACTATACGACCGTTACCGACGGCGAGGCCTTAAAGGCCTTCGAACTGCTTTCCCGCATTGAGGGAATAATACCGGCACTTGAGAGTTCGCACGCCGTCGCCTACGGTATGAAGGCGGCAGGGAAGCTAAGGCGCGGCGCCATAGTAATAGTAAACCTTTCGGGCAGGGGAGACAAGGACCTCGATACCGCGTCGAAGGCGCTGGGGCACGAGCTATGA
- the trpC gene encoding indole-3-glycerol phosphate synthase TrpC has translation MILDEILRDKRAELSSLISGHGVESLPEELKQKVESPQPVRDFYAAMKGEGVRVIAEVKKASPSKGVIREEFDPVAIARAYEQSGAAAISVLTEGKYFMGSIADLIRVKEAVKVPVLRKDFIFDDYQVMESKAIGADCILLIAAILEEDRLKELLTLTHLMGMSAIVEVHAEDELYRAVGSGARLIGINNRDLQSFKTDIETTKRLARFVPKDRVVISESGINSAEDIRVLTEAGAGAFLVGEALLREQDVGGKLRELAGIA, from the coding sequence ATGATACTCGACGAGATACTAAGGGATAAGAGGGCCGAGCTATCTTCCCTGATAAGCGGACACGGCGTCGAGTCGCTGCCCGAGGAGTTGAAGCAGAAGGTCGAGAGCCCGCAGCCGGTGAGGGACTTTTACGCGGCCATGAAGGGCGAGGGGGTGAGGGTGATCGCCGAGGTCAAGAAGGCCTCGCCGTCCAAGGGGGTCATAAGGGAGGAGTTCGACCCTGTTGCGATAGCCAGGGCCTACGAGCAGAGCGGGGCCGCCGCCATATCGGTCTTGACCGAGGGAAAATACTTCATGGGGAGCATCGCGGACCTCATACGGGTAAAGGAAGCGGTAAAAGTGCCGGTCCTGAGGAAGGACTTTATCTTCGACGACTATCAGGTCATGGAATCCAAGGCCATTGGCGCGGACTGCATACTCCTTATAGCAGCCATCCTCGAGGAGGACCGGTTGAAGGAACTCCTCACGTTGACCCACTTAATGGGCATGTCCGCCATAGTGGAGGTCCACGCCGAGGACGAGCTCTACCGTGCCGTCGGGTCCGGCGCGAGGCTCATAGGCATAAACAACCGCGACCTCCAGAGTTTTAAGACCGACATCGAGACCACCAAAAGGCTCGCCCGGTTTGTCCCGAAGGACAGGGTGGTGATAAGCGAGAGCGGCATAAATTCGGCCGAGGACATACGCGTATTGACCGAGGCCGGGGCCGGGGCGTTCCTCGTGGGAGAGGCGCTCTTGAGGGAACAGGACGTCGGGGGAAAACTGCGGGAGCTTGCCGGAATTGCCTAA